GGAAAGCGCGCTGCGCCAAATTCTGTCCGGAATAGCAAGGTTTCCGGCGCCACAGGCCGCCGCGGCGCCATCCGTTGCCAACAATAATTGTTACGAAATGTGAGCGCCGGGTCCGGCGCCCGCGCGTACGCGCGCGTGGTCAATCCGGCATCGCCCCGCGGCCGCATTCACGCGCTTTCCCTATGAGACCGGTGCCGCGGGATTTGCGATCACGCCGCCTCATCTGAGCAAAGTACTACCGACGTTTGTTCGAATGCACAGACAAACGTTTTTGGGCCGCCGAACAGGCCCACTGTTCAATTTATTCCGGGAAATTAGTGACTTGCGGCAGTTTTCCCACGCCATTACTATCCGCTTTCCCGCAGTTTTCAAGCCCGTCCCGGCGAAGCGCTTCGCCATCCCTCCCTTTCAGATTGGACGCTCACGCATGAAGAGATTTCCATTGATTCCAGGTTCCGTCAGCACCTGCACCGGCCTGCGCCCGCTCGCGCTCGCCTTGGGCGCCGCGCTGGCCGCCATGATCGGCAGCGCCGGCGCGGCCGACTTCACGGACGGCGTCAACCAGTACGCACGCGGCCGCATCCTGGTCGAAGCGCGCGCCGGCCTGGCGGGCGACGACCTCGAAAAAATCCTCAAGGTCCACGGCGGCAAGCGCCGCAAGATCGGCCAGTCGAACCTGCACGTGGTGGAACTGCCGGCGGGCGTGTCGGAAGTGGACGTGGTCGAACAGCTGCGCCGCAACCCGGCGCTGCGCCACGTCGAGCTGGACCGCCGCGTCAGGAGCACGATGGCGGTGACCGATCCCTACATCGGCAGCGAGTGGCACATTCCGAAAATCGGCGCCAGCACCGCGTGGGACATCACCCAGGGCGCCGGTGTGACGATCGCCATTCTCGATTCGGGCGTGGACGGCGCGCACCCGGACCTGGCGCCGAACCTGGTGGCCGGCTACAACATGTACAGCAATAACACCGACACCTCGGACGTGTGCGGCCACGGCACCGCCGTCGCCGGCTCGGCCGCGGCGCGCACGAACAACGGCGCCGGTGTGGCCGGCGTCGCGGGCCAGGCGAAGATCATGCCGATCCGCGTCGCCTACTTCGACAGCGCCAGCGGCGGTTGCTACGCCTACACCAGCACGATCGCCGACGGCATCACCTGGGCCGCCGACCACGGCGCGCGCATCGCCAACGTCAGCTACGGTCCGCTGGCGGGAAGCGCCACCATCCAGAGCGCGGCGAACTACATGAAGAGCAAGGGCGGCCTGGTGTTCGTCTCGGCCGGCAACAACGGCGTGGACGAGAACATCACGCCGACCACCAGCCTGATCGCGATCTCGGCCACCGACGCGAACGACAACAAGGCCAGCTGGTCGAGCTACGGCTCGTTCGTCTCGCTGGCCGCGCCCGGCGAGAACATCTGGACCACCTCCAAGGGCGGCATCTACCAGGGCTGGAACGGCACCTCGTTCGCCAGCCCGGTCGCGGCGGGCGTGGCGGCGCTGATGATGGCGGCCAATCCGGCGCTGGACGGCGCGAAGATCGAGCAGGCTCTGTACTCGACCGCGGTGGACCTCGGCCCCGCCGGGCGCGACGCGAACTTCGGCTACGGCCGGGTGAACGCCGCCGCGGCCGTCAATGCCGTGCGCACGGCGCCGCCGCCGCCGGCCGACACCCAGGCTCCCACCTCGGCCATCACCTCGCCGGCGGCCAGTTCCACGGTCAGCGGCATCGTGACGGTCAACGTGGCCGCCAGCGACAACGTCGGCGTGGACCATGTGGAACTGAAAGCGAACGGCACCGTGGTCGGCACCGACAGCGCCAGCCCGTTCAGCTTCAGCTGGAATTCGGCCAACGTGGCCAACGGCATGAACACGCTGGTGGCGACCGCGTTCGACAAGGCAGGCAACGCCACCGCGTCGGCGCCGGTAGCGGTCAACGTGGCCAACACCACCACGCCGCCGGCCAAGGACACGACGCCGCCAGTGGTGAAGATCGACAACCCTACCGCCGGCACGGTCAGCGGCACGGTGTCGGTCAACGTCAGCGCCAGCGACAACAGCGGCGCCGCCGGCATCAGCGAGTCGCTGTACATCGACAACGCGCTGGTCGCCACCGGCAAGGGCGGCGCGCTGGCCTACAGCTGGCGCACCAGCCGCGCCGCGACCGGCGCGCACACCATCAAGGCCGTGGCGAAAGACGCCGCCGGCAACACGTCGAGCGTGTCGGTGACGGTGAACGTCACGCGATAAGCGCCACGCGCTAGCAAGCCTCGATGGGCGACGCACAGCAATGCCGTCGCCCATTTTTTCTACCCGTTTCCAGTGCGGCACGGGCCGGCGGACTCATGTTCGGCGGCCGAAAAACCGTCGTGCCCGCGCAGGCGGGCATCCATGCTGAGCATCTCGATGAGCTAAAGCACGCTCAGCATGGGTACCTGCCTCCGCAGGTATGACGGGCTAACTCAGATCCCGCCCACATTTTCGTGCCGGCTGCCACTTTCTTGAGCACGCCGATAAATAGGTCGGCCGTACTAGGGAACGCACCAAACAGATACCTGTTTTACCCACAGAATCTGTGGGTAAAGTTCAACAATATTAATCTTGCTATAAAAACCATAATTATGGGATTTTCTTCGGCAGCGCGTAGGCGATCACGTAATCGCCGGCGCGGGTGTTGGTCGAGCCGTGTCCGCCGACGGCCACCACCAGGTACTGGCGTCCGTCGGCGCCGGTGTAGGTCATCGGCGTGGCCTGCCCTCCCGCCGGCAGCCGGCTTTCCCACAGCTGGCGACCTGTGGTGACGTCGTAGCCGCGCACGTAGTTGTCCAGCGTGCCGGACAGGAAGGCGACGCCGCCGCCGGTGACCACCGCCCCGCCCAGGCTGGGCACGCCCATCCGGAACGGCAGCGGCAGCGGCGACAGGTCGCGCACGGTGCCGTTGCGGTGCTTCCACACGATCTTGCCGGCGGCCAGGTCCACGCCGGCAACGTACCCCCAGGGCGGCGCCTGGCAGGGAATCCCCAGCGGCGAGACGAAGGGATGCAGCTTCACCGCGAACGGCGCGCCGAAGTTCTCGTTCAGGGCCGGCAGGCTGCCTTTCGGCGAACCGCCTTGCTGCACCAGCAGCGCCTTGTCGTCCGGCCGCGGCACCAGCGTCGAAATGAACGCGAGGTACACCGGCGTGGCGAACGCAATCTGGCGCTGCGGATCGACCGCCACCCCGCCCCAGTTGAACACGCCAAAATTGCCCGGATGGATCAGCGAGCCGCGGACCGAAGGCGGCGTGAAGCGGCCGTCGTAGCGCACGCGCTGCAACGCGATGCGGCAGGCCAGCTGGTCGAGCATGGTGGCGCCCCACATGTCGCGTCCCGCCAGGCGCGGCGGATCGAACGACAGCTGCGACATCGGCTGGGTCGGCGCGCTGCGGTCGCCCTCGGCGGCCCCCTGCGGCGCCGGGACTTCGGCCACCGGCACGACCGGCTTGCCGGTGCGCCGGTCCAGCACGAACAATTCTCCCTGCTTGGTCGGCTGCACCAGCGCGGGCACCGCGGCGCCGCCCAGCGCCAGGTCAACCAGCGTCGGCTGCGCCGGCACGTCGTAGTCCCACAGGTCGTGGTGCACGGTCTGGAACACCCAGCGCACCTTGCCGGTGGCGAGGTCGAGCGCGACCACCGACGACGAATATTTTTCCACCGCGGCGCTGCGCCTGCCACCCCACTGGTCGGGCGGCTGGTTGCCCATCGGGAGGTAGACCATGCCGAGCGTTTCGTCCACGCTGGCGATCGACCAGCTGTTGGGCGAATTGGCCGTGTACTGGCGGCCGGCGCCGATCGGCGCGGTGTCGTCCGGATTGGCCGAGTCCCAGTTCCACACCAGCGCGCCGGTGTCGATGTCGAACGCGCGGATCACGCCCGACGCTTCGCTGGTCGAGACGTTGTCGAGCACCGTGCCGCCAACGATCACCAGCTTGCTGGTCACCACCACCGGCGAGGTCGAATAATATGCGCCGGGCCGGCGGTTCGGCATGTTTGCCCACAGGTCGATCTCGCCCTTGCCGCCGAATTTGGCGCACGGCTCGCCGTTTTCGGCGTCCAACGCCAGCAGGCGCCCGTCGGCGGTGGGCATGAACAATTTGGCTGCGCACCCGCCGCCGGCCACCGGTTCCGAGGACGGCGGCTGGTACGACAGCCCGCGGCAAGTCAGGTGCTGCAGCGCCAGCCCCGCCGGCAACTGGATGTCGCGGCGCCACAGCTGGACGCCGCTGGTGGCGTCGAGCGCCACCACCGACTGGTGCGGCGTGCACAGGTACAGGCGCCGGCCGGCCTTCAGCGGCGTGACTTCGAATGTCGTTTCCGCCGGGTCGCCCGGCCTGCCGCGCAGGTCGCCGCTGCGGTAGCGCCACGCTTCGCGCAAAGCGCCGACATTTGCCGGGGTAATGTCGGCAAGCGGCGAATAGCGCTGGCCGTAGGCAGTGCGGCCGTAAGCGCGCCATTCGCCGGGCGGCACCGCCTGCGCGGCGGCGTCATTCTGCCGGGCGACGGCCGGCGCTGCCGGCAAGGCGCCGGCGATGTCGTACGGGTCGCGCGTCAGCGCCACGCCGCCCGCCACCACGCACGCCGCCAGCACGGCGCACAACGCCAGCGCGGAGGCGCTGCGCAGCGAGGGGGCGCCGGGGCGGTCCAGGCCGCGCCGCACCCAGGGCGATATCAGCAGCAAGCCGATGACGAACGGCAAGTCGAGGCGCGCCGTCAGCGGCCACCAGTCCAGGCCGCTTTCCCACAGTGCCCACGCCAGCGTGCCGCCAAGCAGCAGCGCATGGGCGCCCAGCGCGGCAGCCGAGCGGGCCAGCACCAGCGCGCCGCCGGCGCACATCAGAATGCCAGCCGCAAGGTAGTAGGCGCTGCCGCCGAGCGCGATCAGCCAGGCGCCTGCCAGCGCAATGCCGACGCCGAGGATCGCCAGCAGCGCACCGGTGCCCGCAATCAGCGGGGAACGCGAATCGGGATGCATCGGCGGCTCCTTTTATTTTTCTGCCCATGCGTTTGACGCCGCCGCGCCCCATTTCGTTCGCGCTATTTCAGCGTTTGCCTCTCCGAGTCGTAACCATTGCGGTTCGCGGAACGCCCTATAATCGGGCGCAACAGAAATCGACAGGAACAATCATGAAGCACCGCCTTTCCTTCGCCGTGCTGCTGGCGGGCATCGCCGGCAGCGCCCTCGCCGACGAAACCGCCGCGGTCACGCCCTACCGCCCTTCCGTCTCCACGCCGGCGCAACTGCCCGCCGTGGGCCAGCTCGAATATGAGGCCGGCTTCCTGGACGCGCGCGGTCACGGCGAGCGGCGCGACAGCATGCCGGTGCTG
This window of the Massilia sp. R2A-15 genome carries:
- a CDS encoding S8 family serine peptidase codes for the protein MKRFPLIPGSVSTCTGLRPLALALGAALAAMIGSAGAADFTDGVNQYARGRILVEARAGLAGDDLEKILKVHGGKRRKIGQSNLHVVELPAGVSEVDVVEQLRRNPALRHVELDRRVRSTMAVTDPYIGSEWHIPKIGASTAWDITQGAGVTIAILDSGVDGAHPDLAPNLVAGYNMYSNNTDTSDVCGHGTAVAGSAAARTNNGAGVAGVAGQAKIMPIRVAYFDSASGGCYAYTSTIADGITWAADHGARIANVSYGPLAGSATIQSAANYMKSKGGLVFVSAGNNGVDENITPTTSLIAISATDANDNKASWSSYGSFVSLAAPGENIWTTSKGGIYQGWNGTSFASPVAAGVAALMMAANPALDGAKIEQALYSTAVDLGPAGRDANFGYGRVNAAAAVNAVRTAPPPPADTQAPTSAITSPAASSTVSGIVTVNVAASDNVGVDHVELKANGTVVGTDSASPFSFSWNSANVANGMNTLVATAFDKAGNATASAPVAVNVANTTTPPAKDTTPPVVKIDNPTAGTVSGTVSVNVSASDNSGAAGISESLYIDNALVATGKGGALAYSWRTSRAATGAHTIKAVAKDAAGNTSSVSVTVNVTR
- a CDS encoding membrane-bound PQQ-dependent dehydrogenase, glucose/quinate/shikimate family, which encodes MHPDSRSPLIAGTGALLAILGVGIALAGAWLIALGGSAYYLAAGILMCAGGALVLARSAAALGAHALLLGGTLAWALWESGLDWWPLTARLDLPFVIGLLLISPWVRRGLDRPGAPSLRSASALALCAVLAACVVAGGVALTRDPYDIAGALPAAPAVARQNDAAAQAVPPGEWRAYGRTAYGQRYSPLADITPANVGALREAWRYRSGDLRGRPGDPAETTFEVTPLKAGRRLYLCTPHQSVVALDATSGVQLWRRDIQLPAGLALQHLTCRGLSYQPPSSEPVAGGGCAAKLFMPTADGRLLALDAENGEPCAKFGGKGEIDLWANMPNRRPGAYYSTSPVVVTSKLVIVGGTVLDNVSTSEASGVIRAFDIDTGALVWNWDSANPDDTAPIGAGRQYTANSPNSWSIASVDETLGMVYLPMGNQPPDQWGGRRSAAVEKYSSSVVALDLATGKVRWVFQTVHHDLWDYDVPAQPTLVDLALGGAAVPALVQPTKQGELFVLDRRTGKPVVPVAEVPAPQGAAEGDRSAPTQPMSQLSFDPPRLAGRDMWGATMLDQLACRIALQRVRYDGRFTPPSVRGSLIHPGNFGVFNWGGVAVDPQRQIAFATPVYLAFISTLVPRPDDKALLVQQGGSPKGSLPALNENFGAPFAVKLHPFVSPLGIPCQAPPWGYVAGVDLAAGKIVWKHRNGTVRDLSPLPLPFRMGVPSLGGAVVTGGGVAFLSGTLDNYVRGYDVTTGRQLWESRLPAGGQATPMTYTGADGRQYLVVAVGGHGSTNTRAGDYVIAYALPKKIP